One genomic segment of Sorex araneus isolate mSorAra2 chromosome X, mSorAra2.pri, whole genome shotgun sequence includes these proteins:
- the LOC129399736 gene encoding melanoma-associated antigen 10-like: MGPRGRQQGQNSVQAEVEEFSHRRSSRRAVYYFPFRVRPGLSQQPAQDGAGLQEALHDKMSNLVGFLLLKYRTKQLTTKEVILRTILNNDEENFSFILSQVSECLQLVFGIDVKEINPQIHSYVLVTTLGLTYDGMVGPQQTMPNTGLLVMVLGVILLEDDCASEQAIWEQLALMGVYPGRKHFIYGEPRELLTNVWVQNQYLDYRREPGSYPARYQFLWGPRAHAETSKVEVMEFLLNIINSDNRPLTFLTDRPLCKDEDEVA; the protein is encoded by the exons ATGGGGCCCCGGGGCCGACAGCAGGGACAGAATTCAGTTCAGGCAGAGGTTGAGGAGTTTTCTCACCGACGTTCGTCGCGGAGAGCAGTCTACTATTTTCCTTTCCG GGTAAGACCAGGGTTGAGTCAACAA CCAGCACAAGATGGGGCCGGCCTCCAGGAGGCATTGCATGACAAGATGTCTAATCTGGTGGGGTTCCTGCTCCTCAAGTACCGCACTAAGCAGCTGACCACAAAGGAAGTGATTCTGAGAACCATCCTCAACAATGATGAGGagaatttctctttcattctaaGCCAGGTGTCTGAGTGCCTGCAGCTGGTGTTTGGCATCGATGTGAAGGAAATCAACCCCCAAATCCATAGCTATGTGTTGGTCACCACCCTGGGCCTCACTTATGATGGCATGGTGGGCCCTCAGCAAACCATGCCCAATACCGGCCTGCTGGTGATGGTCCTGGGGGTCATCCTTCTGGAGGATGATTGTGCCTCTGAGCAGGCTATCTGGGAACAATTAGCTTTGATGGGAGTTTATCCGGGGAGGAAGCACTTCATTTATGGGGAGCCCAGGGAGCTCCTCACCAATGTGTGGGTGCAGAACCAGTATCTGGATTACAGGCGGGAGCCTGGGAGTTACCCAGCCCGCTACCAGTTCCTCTGGGGCCCCAGGGCACACGCAGAAACTAGCAAGGTAGAAGTCATGGAGTTTTTGCTCAATATCATTAACAGTGATAATAGGCCCCTCACGTTCTTAACTGATCGGCCTCTTTGCAAAGATGAGGACGAAGTGGCCTGA